In Gemmatimonas aurantiaca, the sequence GCCGGGTCAGAATCGACACCCGCTGCGACAGACTGCGGGCCTTGGACGCGGCCACCAGCACATCGCTCATGCCGCGCGAGTGCAGGATGGGCACCTGGGACAACGATTCGCTGCCACCCGCGATGGCGATGTCGGCATGCCCGAGCACGATCTGGTCCGCCGCGTCGGTGATGGCCTGGTTGGCCGATGCACAGGCCCGCCCCACGGTCCACGCCTGGAGTGTTTTGGGGAAGTGCGGCAGCAGCGCCACTTCGCGGGCAATGTTGGGCGCGGTCACCGACGGAATCACGGTGCCGAACACCAGCAGATCAGTGAGGGCCCCGTCCAGCGCGGTCCGCTGCACCAGTTCGGCCACGGCCAGACGCCCGAGCTCGATGGCCGAGTAGTCCTTGAGCAGGGTGCCGGAGCGGGCAAATGGTGTGCGCACACCGGCGACAATCGCAACGCGCCGGCCGTTTCCAGGAGTGGCCATCCGTGGAAGCTAACGTTCGCGGGGCGGAGTTGCGCGCCGCCCGGGAGACGGACATCACGGCCGCGGGCGACGGGAACGACGCCGGGGCTGGCCAAGGTCTCTCCCCGGGCGCAATGTGCGCGCATGGAACCAGTCGTGGAGCCTGTCATGGAGCCTGTTCCGGGGTGGCGCGAAGCCGCCATGGCCGCTCTCGCCAGCGAGCCCTTCGACATTCTCATCATCGGGGGCGGTATCACCGGTGCCGGTGTGGCCCGGGAGGCCGCCCTGGCCGGTTATCGCACGGCCCTGCTCGAACGGGACGACTTCGCCGCCGGCACATCCTCGCGCTCCTCGCGCCTGGTGCACGGCGGCGTGCGCTATCTGGAGCACGGACACCTGGGGCTGGTGTTCGAATCCAGCCGGGAGCGCCGGCTGCTTCTGTCACTCGCGCCGCATCTGGTGCGCCCGCTGGCGTTCACCTGGCCGGTGTACCGTGGTGCCCGCGTGCCGCGCTGGAAGGTGCGCGCCGGTCTGCTGCTCTACGATGCCCTGGCGCTCTTCCGCAACGTGCATCGCCACGAGGGACTCGATACGCAGGGCGTACTGTCGTACGAACCGGCGCTGGATCGCCAAGCGCTGGTGGGGGGTGCGCGGTACTGGGACGCCGCCACCGACGACTCCAGGCTCACGCTGGCCAATGCCCAGGGTGCGGCGGACGCCGGCGCCGTGGTGCTCAATCATTGCGGCGTGGTGGCCGGTCTTCACGAAGGAAGCCGTCTCGTGGGTGTCACGGCCGAAGACGCCCTGACGGAGGCCCGCTTCGACGTGCGCGCGCGGGTGGTCATCAATGCCACCGGTCCATGGAGCGATGCCACGTCCGCGTTGACGGGCACGGCACAGGGGGCCCAGGTGTTCGGGTCGGCCGGTGCGCACGTGGCGGTGCCGCGTCAGCGCATCGGCAACCGCGATGCGCTCACGATCGTCTCGCCACTCGATGGTCGCGTGATGTTCGTGCTGCCAGCGGGCGCCCACGCGATCATCGGAACCACGGAACAGCCGGCCCGTCGCGGGCCCGACACGATCCGCGCCACGGTGGCCGATGTCACGTATCTCCTGCAATCGATCAACCGCGTCTTCCCCTTCGCCCAGCTTTCACTCGACGATGTGATCAGCGCGTGGTGCGGCATCCGTCCGCTCGCGCTCGCCCGCGCCGGCGAACACAATGCCAACGCCGCCTCGCGGGAACATGCCATCACCACGCGGTCGGACGGACAACTCAGTGTCACCGGCGGCAAACTCACCACCTATCGCGCGATGGCGGCGGATATCCTCCGACATGCCCGGCAGGCACTGGGCGAGTCGCACGCGGGAGCGCACCTCGAGATGGAGCAGCGCAGTCGCACCACGCCCCTGCCCGGTGGTGACATCACCTCACGTGAGGCGGTGGCCGCCGAAGCCAGCGGCACGGTGCGCGACGTGGCGGTCGGTGAACGTCTGGCGCAGGCGTATGGCAGCCGGTGGCGCAACGTGTGGAGTTACGTGCAGCGTACGCCGGCGCTGGGCAACCGGATTTCCGACGACCTGCCTTATCTGGCGGCCGAAGTGGCACACGCCATCGAGCGGGAGTGGGCGTGCACCTTTGCCGACGTGCTCGTGCGGCGGACACATCTGGCGTTCGAGACGCGCAATCATGGTCACACCGCAGCGCGCCGGATCGCGCCCATCATGCAAACGCTGCTCGGCTGGAGCGATGCGGAACTCGATCGTCAGCTGGCGGCGTACGATGCCGACATCACCCGCCTGTTCACGATCGACGAGATGTCGTGACCGGGGCGCGAGCGTGCGCGGCTTTGGCTTCGGCTTCGGGGGGTTTTGACGAGGCGGCGAGTGTTGGGGGGCGCCCTGCGGGCGCGATACCAGCAGGATGCACTGCGGATAAAAGCAGGATCGATCCAGTGTATGCGATGAGAGTGTCGCGGGAGTGTTTTTGAAATGGAACAACGGGCGTGCCGTTGAGCTCGCTGTTTTTTCCGCAGTTCAATTCAAAAAATCCACCTATCCGTCACGCGACATCGCCGGCTTCATGCGGAGGACTATCCTGCTTTTATCCGCAGTGCATCCTGCTGGTATCGCGCCCGCAGGGCGCCCCAAAACACTCGCCGCCTCGTCAAAACCCGCCGAAGCCAAGCAACAGCCGCAGCCCTACGGTGTGAGCAGCACCTTGCCCTGCCGCCCATCCTGCGCAGCGAGCGTCACCGCCTCGTGCACACGCGCCAGCGGGAACGTGGCCTGGACACGCACCCGCAGCTCACCACGCTGAATCAGCGTCGTCAGCTCGCGGTACAATGTCTGCTGCTCCTCGAACGAGGTGCGCCGGAACCAGTGGACCAACCAGAAACCACGCAGCGTGATGTCGCGGAAGATCAGCGAGCGTGGTGACAGACGACTCGATTCGCCACCCGATGCGCCGTAGTGCACGACCGTCCCCCCTGCCGCGAGTGTGGACGCGAGACGTTCGGTGGCCCGTCCTCCAACCCCATCGAGCCCGAGACGGATGGGCGCACCACCGGTGGCCTCGGCGACCCGTGCGGCGAGACCGGGACCATCCACCAGCACGACATCGGCCCCGAGCGGCTGCAGTGAAAGCACGGCATCGTCGCGCCGCACGATATTCACCGTGCGGATACCACGATGGCGGGCCAATTGCACGACGCATTCACCCACACTGCCATTGGCCGCATTCTGAATCACCCAGTCGCCGCGCTGCAACGCGACAAAATCGCGCAGCATGAGCGCCGCCGTGGGCGGATTCACGCGCACCATCGCGAGTTGCAGCAGATCGGCGTCGACGGGGACCGTCCAGAGCAGATTCGCCGGCACCACCAGATGCGTGGTCCAGGTACCAAAACCGGGAGGCACCACGACACGGTCGTCGGCACGGATGTGCCGCACATCATCTGCGACCATCATGACCGTACCGACGGCCTCGTTGCCTGCGACCGAAGGGAGCGCAGGCAGGAGGCCGTATTGTCCGGTGATGGTGAGCAGATCCGACGGATTGATCGGAGCCGCCTGCATGGCCACGAGCGCCTCACCGGGACCCGGTGTCGGCATTGGCCGTTCGACGAGATGCAGCAGATCCTGCAGCGCCGGCCCCCGTTCGACATACTCCACGCGAAGCATCCGCCCGTCCATGCGGGCGTGATCCGACACGCTCAAAGCAGGTCGTCGGCGGTGCGATCGTGAATGGTGTACAACTCCACGATCTGCAGCCTGCGGATCCGTGAAGGCAGCTTGAGGATGGCTTCTTCACCGACCCCCTTGCCCTGCAGGGCGCGACCGATGGGCGATCCCATCGTGACGTGTCCGTCCTGCAATTCGCCGGCATCGCCGAACACCAGTTCGAACGTTTCGCGCGAACGCGTCTGCGCATCCTCGACGAGCACCTTCGATCCCAGGCCGACCTTGTCGGCGGGAATCAGTGCCACGTCGATATTGGCCAGCTTGGTGACACGCATGGTCAGCTGTCCAAGGCGCGCCTGTACGAACTGCTGTCGTTCGAGCGCCGCCTTGTACTCGCTGTTCTCCTTCAAGTCGCCAAGCTCCACGGCCTTCCGGATTTCATGGGGGAGCGTGACGTTCAGCTCATGCGTGAGCTTCTCCACTTCACGCGCCATCTGAGCGATGAGTTCCTGAAACATACGTTTTCAGCTCTCGGGCGGGTAAAAAGGCGAGCGCCCGGCCGTTCCCGGCCGGGCGCGTTTCCTATGAGGGGCAATATGGCACTTCTCCTCAGGAGTTCAAGCCATCGGAGCGAAACCATCCGGAAGGGTGCCCACACCCCGACCGCGCACAAAGGTTCCCGTGTTCACGCCTCCACGCGCGGCGCACGTTCGCCGGTCTGCGCAGCGTGCGCATCGATGACCGCCTGCGCGGCTTCAGCGGGATCGTCGGTGAGCGTGAGCAGATCGAGATCACCGGGAGAAATCTTTCCTTCCGCTGCCACGCGCGAACTGATCCACCGCACCAGTCCGGCCCAGTAGTGCCGTCCGAACAGAATGATCGGGAACTGAAAGATCTTGCCGGTCTGCACGAGCGTGAGCGCTTCGAACAATTCGTCGAGCGTGCCGAAGCCACCGGGAAAGATGATGAACGCATTGGAGTACTTGATGAACATCGTCTTCCGCACGAAGAAATAGCGGAAGTTCACCAGCGTATCCACATATGGATTGGCACCCTGTTCGAAAGGCAGTTCGATGTTGCATCCCACCGAATGTCCGTTCCCTTCCTTCGCGCCTTTGTTCGCGGCCTCCATGATGCCGGGTCCCGCGCCGGTGATGACCGAGAACCCATGCTCGGCGAGAATGCGGGCGGTTTCCCGTGCCGCCTGGTATTGCGGATCATCGGGGCCGGTACGCGCCGATCCGAAAATCGTGACGCCCTTCTGGATGTCGGCCAGTGCATCGAACCCTTCCACGAATTCGGACGTGATGCGCATGACACGCCACGGATCGCTGACCGTGAACGACGGCGCATCGTTGGTCGGGGCCTGCAGCAGCTTCTCGTCTTCCGTGAGCATCGGGCGATCGCGGATGGCCTGATCGACCAGACGCGGATCCATGCGTCGCACGGCCCGCGCTCCACTGGACACCAGCGTGCGTCCCGTCGCGGGCTCGCGACCGGCTTTGCGGTGTCCTTCTTCCGTCCGCTCCATCAATCCTTCGAGCGACTGCGACTCCGCTTTTCTTCGGGTACCGGGCGATGCCGCTTTGCCGCCCGCAGTCCGCGGCGCGGGCTTTCTCGCAGTGGCAGTCTTCGCAGTGGTGGTCTTCGCAGCTGAACGACGCGACGTGGCCATGGAAATTTCGATTGAGAGAAACAGGGCACCGGCAGCACGGTCCATGTACTACCATGTGAGCCCATGATGCATGATATCACCTCATCCGGGCACCTGCTGCTCATCGTGGCAGACGGACTGCGCCCCGATGTGCTGGCGGAATGCCTGGATCAGGGCGACCTGCCGACGCTTGCCGCCCTGCGTACCCGAGGCAGTTACCACACGGTGACGGCATCGTTCCCTTCCGTCACGGGACCGGCGTACGTTCCGTTTCTGATGGGGCGGCACCCCGCGCGTGCGGGATTGCCGGGTCTCCGGTGGTACGATCGGGCCCGCTCGCTCTCCTGGGCTCCGGCGCCGGCCCGCAGTTATGCCGGAATCGACATCTGGCACGTGGACCGTGATGTGGACCCGAACATCCCCACTCTGCTGGAACTCGTGCGCCCGTCACTCTCGGCCATGAGCATGCTCGCCCGGGGGGCGTCTCATGGACGCATCGGTCGATCGATTGCGTGGATGTTCCGGGCCGCACCCTCCCATTTCCGCGGTGACCTCGAGGGATGGCGGCGCGTGGAACAACTCGCCACCCGGCATTTCCTCGAACGCTTCGCACAGGTACGTCCCCGTCTTTCCGTGCTGGCGATCACGAGTCCCGACAAATTCGCCCACCAGCGCGGCCCGTTCGCCGACATCGTACGCCGATCGGTGCAGGACATCGAACACGCCGCGGCCAGCGCGCTGGCGATCGCCACGCGCGATGTCTGGCGTGATGCCCTGCACATCTGGGTGGTGGGGGATCATGGTCATGCAACCGTGCGACACCACGATGACCTGCACGGGTGGCTGGAGAGCGAATCCCTGCGCGTGCTCGCACATCCCGGACTGTTCACGCGCCGCGCCGACGTTGCGCTCATGGTGGGCGGCAACGCCATGGCTCACCTCTATCTCACCCCGGGCGACCGGACACGGCGCTGGTGGCCCGATCACGAGCCGCGCTGGCATACGTTGCTGATGCGC encodes:
- a CDS encoding glycerol-3-phosphate dehydrogenase/oxidase — protein: MEPVPGWREAAMAALASEPFDILIIGGGITGAGVAREAALAGYRTALLERDDFAAGTSSRSSRLVHGGVRYLEHGHLGLVFESSRERRLLLSLAPHLVRPLAFTWPVYRGARVPRWKVRAGLLLYDALALFRNVHRHEGLDTQGVLSYEPALDRQALVGGARYWDAATDDSRLTLANAQGAADAGAVVLNHCGVVAGLHEGSRLVGVTAEDALTEARFDVRARVVINATGPWSDATSALTGTAQGAQVFGSAGAHVAVPRQRIGNRDALTIVSPLDGRVMFVLPAGAHAIIGTTEQPARRGPDTIRATVADVTYLLQSINRVFPFAQLSLDDVISAWCGIRPLALARAGEHNANAASREHAITTRSDGQLSVTGGKLTTYRAMAADILRHARQALGESHAGAHLEMEQRSRTTPLPGGDITSREAVAAEASGTVRDVAVGERLAQAYGSRWRNVWSYVQRTPALGNRISDDLPYLAAEVAHAIEREWACTFADVLVRRTHLAFETRNHGHTAARRIAPIMQTLLGWSDAELDRQLAAYDADITRLFTIDEMS
- a CDS encoding GreA/GreB family elongation factor is translated as MFQELIAQMAREVEKLTHELNVTLPHEIRKAVELGDLKENSEYKAALERQQFVQARLGQLTMRVTKLANIDVALIPADKVGLGSKVLVEDAQTRSRETFELVFGDAGELQDGHVTMGSPIGRALQGKGVGEEAILKLPSRIRRLQIVELYTIHDRTADDLL
- a CDS encoding zinc-dependent alcohol dehydrogenase family protein, with protein sequence MDGRMLRVEYVERGPALQDLLHLVERPMPTPGPGEALVAMQAAPINPSDLLTITGQYGLLPALPSVAGNEAVGTVMMVADDVRHIRADDRVVVPPGFGTWTTHLVVPANLLWTVPVDADLLQLAMVRVNPPTAALMLRDFVALQRGDWVIQNAANGSVGECVVQLARHRGIRTVNIVRRDDAVLSLQPLGADVVLVDGPGLAARVAEATGGAPIRLGLDGVGGRATERLASTLAAGGTVVHYGASGGESSRLSPRSLIFRDITLRGFWLVHWFRRTSFEEQQTLYRELTTLIQRGELRVRVQATFPLARVHEAVTLAAQDGRQGKVLLTP
- a CDS encoding TIGR00730 family Rossman fold protein, whose amino-acid sequence is MLTEDEKLLQAPTNDAPSFTVSDPWRVMRITSEFVEGFDALADIQKGVTIFGSARTGPDDPQYQAARETARILAEHGFSVITGAGPGIMEAANKGAKEGNGHSVGCNIELPFEQGANPYVDTLVNFRYFFVRKTMFIKYSNAFIIFPGGFGTLDELFEALTLVQTGKIFQFPIILFGRHYWAGLVRWISSRVAAEGKISPGDLDLLTLTDDPAEAAQAVIDAHAAQTGERAPRVEA
- a CDS encoding alkaline phosphatase family protein, with the translated sequence MMHDITSSGHLLLIVADGLRPDVLAECLDQGDLPTLAALRTRGSYHTVTASFPSVTGPAYVPFLMGRHPARAGLPGLRWYDRARSLSWAPAPARSYAGIDIWHVDRDVDPNIPTLLELVRPSLSAMSMLARGASHGRIGRSIAWMFRAAPSHFRGDLEGWRRVEQLATRHFLERFAQVRPRLSVLAITSPDKFAHQRGPFADIVRRSVQDIEHAAASALAIATRDVWRDALHIWVVGDHGHATVRHHDDLHGWLESESLRVLAHPGLFTRRADVALMVGGNAMAHLYLTPGDRTRRWWPDHEPRWHTLLMRLLARPSVDLLAVAESPTITRVHHAERGAARIIHQPSAHFALERWSYAPIDGGDPLCLGGAHAALDASDAWTVTEPSPYPDALVQLSLLMTSARAGDILISAAEGWDLRARYEPVTHVSTHGALLREQMLAPLLLDVIPARTPQRTADVAPSALDLLGVPGTHAFEGRSFLRAR